A region of the Gambusia affinis linkage group LG11, SWU_Gaff_1.0, whole genome shotgun sequence genome:
GGCTAAATTTGGCTAACAATATTGTTGGCTAGCTAAACTTGTTTAGCTGAGCTAGGACAGCTGCCTGTCCTCAGATTGTTTTAGTGCAGCTAAACTTTATTCAGCAGGATTCATTTTATGTCTTATTTGAACCAAAGCTGTACTGTCAGTATTTTTTCGATGGCCATAATATACAGCAGAAAGATATTTTATAGGGAGAAGTGAAGCTAATTTCACGCAGCCTTTTGTTTCTGCCAACATTTAATCCAGAGGATGGAGCTGGATTACGTGGTACCTGGTTGAAGAACTCCTGTAACAGGCAGTCCAGCCAGGGCCCGGCCACCTCCAGGGGCCGCGCTTCGTTGGAAATGTCGCTCACTTTGATCAGGATCATCATGAGCTGCTCACAGCAAAAAGACACATGGGAATTTGGGGgaaaaggaaatatatttttagatgttttctgttAGTTAACTTTGACTTGTTGGACTAGGACTTTATGAAAGATGGGTTTGTTTACAATAAAAACGGCATTTGAATATACAGAAGTCTCAgatctcagattttatttctgaaatgaaacGTGGAACCGTTTGGTGTAGTTTTAGCTGAGCCTGACTGTCTGTTTCTGaagatttcttaaaaacaaaaactgattttccatCAACTTGTAAAGGTTCATTCATGTTTGCTTGTTTCTCAGCATATTAAATGTTTCTATGACTAATAGAGCTGCTAGTCAGAATTAAAGTAGAGAAACTTTCCCTGAATGACAACATTTCTCATTTATCCCTCAGCAGAATCCGGGTCGCTTGGATATCAGGACCATCCGGGTTTATTTTCCTCTTGGTCGAGTCGGGTCGCTCGGCGCTGCGTCGCTCTCACCAGGTCTTTGTGTTCCTTGTTGGTGAAGTCGAAAGCAGGCAGGACGGACTTGAACTTGTGCAGAATCTCATTGTGCCTCGTCATGTCGGTGGCCAGGATGCATCTGCAGTTAGAACACGATCAGAACCAGGAACTGATACAAGAATCACACTGAGCTCCTGAAGGCGATGATCTCACTTGATGATTCCCTCTCTTATCCGTTTGTACTGATCCGAGGACAGATTcctgaaaatgttgctttctcTCTGTGAAACAAGGAAGAACCTGGTCCCTGACTGTGGTCAGCTGATTCCAGTGGGAAGCAGAGGAAAGCAGAGGACGTGATCTCACCCTCTGCAGGATCTGAAAGGCCACGGCACAGTGGTGGTTCTCCAGGGGAGAGATGTCGTTGTAGCGCAGAGCCAGTTCGGTCCGCGCGTTTATCTGCAAACGAAAGGAAAGCTTTCAGCTGAAGGTGTCAGTCGAACCGCTGCCGGACAGAGACGCCTCCACCTGGTAGGCATTGTTGTATCCGGTGTGGTCAAGGTCGTGGCAGACCGCAGAGGTCATCATGGTGAGCAGGTCGATGTTCTCCAGTTTATTCCTCAGGTCGGTCAGCCAGATCAGCCCGTACATCTGAACAGAGAGACGACCGTGAACCTGCTGGTCCGGGGACCGCTGTCGCTGTGGAAACAGTCCTTGGACTGCAGGGTCTCACCATCTGGGTGACGCAGAAGCAGTGCTGGAAGTTGTGAAATGGGATGTTGTTGTATCTTCTGTAGAcctcaaacaggaagtgctgcAGAGCTTCAGGCTCAATGTTGAATGACGAGATGAAATCTAAGTCTGTGAACATGACCTGCAGGAGAACCATGATCTCTGCGTCCTCCCACTGCCTGGAGACACGAGagggacagacaggaggacatcAAATCTAGAGACAcgagagagacagacaggaggacatcGAGTCTGGAGCCCAGCAGGCTCTCCTGTTCTCTGAACGCTCAGCCTGCTTCATGTCGTCAGACAGGCTCTGTTCAGGTGATTAATGTACTGGTCAGGTAGTAATCATGCTGGGGAGCGGCTGTCCTTCCTTTTCCTTGAACCTCCAGAGCCCTGGCTCTGCagaccttcctcctcctcctcttcctcttcaggCTCAATGAATATTCAGCCGTTCCTTTGATCTGCAGCTCTGTTCATATTGACATTAATGTGATGCTGAGCAGCAAAGGATCTGCTCTTCAACAGCAAAAACAGCTGCACCACATTGTCCTTGAtctcatcctcatcatcatcattactaCAGCTTTGATCCAACACTCACCAGTTATCGAAGGTGGGGGTCTTCAGGTACTGCCTCAGTTCCTCTGAGACCTCcagggagctgcagcaggacagCAGAGAGACAGCAGAGAGTCCTAGAGCCAGAGTCTGCATAGGGAAGCAGCTCCCTGTCCAGGAAGACTCACCTCATCTGCAGGACCTTCTGGCGGAcatgctccacctcctccctggtCTTGTGCAGACTCCTCTTGTGGTAGAACGGTGACGGCTGGTGCGTTCCCTCTGAGAGGTCTTTGTAGAAGCCCAGCCAGCTGAGATGCTCGACACTCTGGAACCAATCAACCAGCCCAACATCAAACCATAGgttaaggtcagaggtcaggaaacAGCATGAGCTTGATACCTCCAGCTTCTCCCGGAAACAGTCCACCTGTTTCTTCATCTCCAGCACGACGGCAGGCGTCTCTCCGGCTGCGAACAGGACCTTCTTCTCCAGGCCCTGCAGTCTGGGACAGATCAACACATTAGCGCCTGTAGCCGCCATCAGCCAGGATCCCAGATCACTCAGGAAGTACCTTTTCTCCATGGATGACAGATCAAATCCGAGTGCACCAGCAAGCTCAGCGCCTGCAGAGAGAAGTAACCAGATGACCACCAGGTGGCCCCGAGAGCAGCCGGAGCCTCACGGTGCTAGCTTACCTAGCGGCTCGCTGTTGCAGTCGGCAGCT
Encoded here:
- the si:dkey-219c10.4 gene encoding high affinity cGMP-specific 3',5'-cyclic phosphodiesterase 9A isoform X2, producing MASKTIHFTVNGIPERAEFPGNCPAQEVKDLFRSAAEAGPHDILKLYNPKGNIINICPGLEPNSPASCYRLEVVAADCNSEPLGAELAGALGFDLSSMEKRLQGLEKKVLFAAGETPAVVLEMKKQVDCFREKLESVEHLSWLGFYKDLSEGTHQPSPFYHKRSLHKTREEVEHVRQKVLQMSSLEVSEELRQYLKTPTFDNWQWEDAEIMVLLQVMFTDLDFISSFNIEPEALQHFLFEVYRRYNNIPFHNFQHCFCVTQMMYGLIWLTDLRNKLENIDLLTMMTSAVCHDLDHTGYNNAYQINARTELALRYNDISPLENHHCAVAFQILQRRESNIFRNLSSDQYKRIREGIIKCILATDMTRHNEILHKFKSVLPAFDFTNKEHKDLLMMILIKVSDISNEARPLEVAGPWLDCLLQEFFNQSDVEKLEGLPVSPFMDRDKVTKPSSQIGFIRFVLLPLFMELAGLFPCLEHIIDPVRKALDYYTEMDRALDREQPKTAARTRAEPEQNQSRTQ
- the si:dkey-219c10.4 gene encoding high affinity cGMP-specific 3',5'-cyclic phosphodiesterase 9A isoform X3 encodes the protein MEKRLQGLEKKVLFAAGETPAVVLEMKKQVDCFREKLESVEHLSWLGFYKDLSEGTHQPSPFYHKRSLHKTREEVEHVRQKVLQMSSLEVSEELRQYLKTPTFDNWQWEDAEIMVLLQVMFTDLDFISSFNIEPEALQHFLFEVYRRYNNIPFHNFQHCFCVTQMMYGLIWLTDLRNKLENIDLLTMMTSAVCHDLDHTGYNNAYQINARTELALRYNDISPLENHHCAVAFQILQRRESNIFRNLSSDQYKRIREGIIKCILATDMTRHNEILHKFKSVLPAFDFTNKEHKDLLMMILIKVSDISNEARPLEVAGPWLDCLLQEFFNQSDVEKLEGLPVSPFMDRDKVTKPSSQIGFIRFVLLPLFMELAGLFPCLEQHIIDPVRKALDYYTEMDRALDREQPKTAARTRAEPEQNQSRTQ
- the si:dkey-219c10.4 gene encoding high affinity cGMP-specific 3',5'-cyclic phosphodiesterase 9A isoform X1, which encodes MASKTIHFTVNGIPERAEFPGNCPAQEVKDLFRSAAEAGPHDILKLYNPKGNIINICPGLEPNSPASCYRLEVVAADCNSEPLGAELAGALGFDLSSMEKRLQGLEKKVLFAAGETPAVVLEMKKQVDCFREKLESVEHLSWLGFYKDLSEGTHQPSPFYHKRSLHKTREEVEHVRQKVLQMSSLEVSEELRQYLKTPTFDNWQWEDAEIMVLLQVMFTDLDFISSFNIEPEALQHFLFEVYRRYNNIPFHNFQHCFCVTQMMYGLIWLTDLRNKLENIDLLTMMTSAVCHDLDHTGYNNAYQINARTELALRYNDISPLENHHCAVAFQILQRRESNIFRNLSSDQYKRIREGIIKCILATDMTRHNEILHKFKSVLPAFDFTNKEHKDLLMMILIKVSDISNEARPLEVAGPWLDCLLQEFFNQSDVEKLEGLPVSPFMDRDKVTKPSSQIGFIRFVLLPLFMELAGLFPCLEQHIIDPVRKALDYYTEMDRALDREQPKTAARTRAEPEQNQSRTQ